Genomic segment of Carassius carassius chromosome 19, fCarCar2.1, whole genome shotgun sequence:
ttataatgttacaaaataattacatttcaaataaatgctgttcttttgacttttttttagtTAATCAAAGAATGCAAATGAATAATACATAACAAATGCATAAACAAAATGCATCAGCATAAAACTAAATAAGTATATTCATACagtaagatttctgaaggatcatgtgacactgaagactggaataactgctgctgaaaattcagctttgtcattttAGAAATAGATCTAAAAacaattgtaatactatttcatgATATTgccatttatttatgttattttattttctatcattaatatataaataaatatatatgtaagatttatataaatatcttttattaaaatgctttGTTTGAAGACCAGCTGACTTTTAAATGGAACTAATTAAACCAGGAGACAGAAGATTAATGTGAGCTcagtgtcatttttttattactagtattattaaatagtttaagGAGCAATCAACTACATATTAAAATACCTTTAACTCTTGAACACGTCGGATGGAGCCGACAGTAGGATGCATGGCACTCCAGTCAGTGAAGTGGTGGTACTCGCCTCTCTCCAACAAATACTGATGTCCCCTGAAATTAGGATGCTCATAGAAAACCCAGGCCCCATCCAGAACGTTACAGGACTGTACCTCACGGTGACCGAAGCGGTCATAAACAGAGGGCCAGTCCTCACTGCACTCCATAATCTGACCCTTGAAGTCAGGCCGCTCATACAGACAAATACGGAAATTGCCAGTATGCTGCAAAAGAGAGAGTGGATAGCCAAATACCATTACAATGCACTGATTTCTGGTAGGCCCTTTACTGTAGAAAGAGCAGAATCATATCTAGAGTCACCTAAAATTATTCTAATGGTgcactaaattatttaaaaaatacattcagaTTATGCATACTGAAAATAAACTTTCAGCAGGGAACGATAAGGAGTTTAGGGCCAATAATGCATCTTGAATGGTTGTGTGGCACATATGTCTGGTAGGTGAATGTTTTTGTTGAAAAGGAGGAACATAGACCTGCATTGGGCAAAATAGCCCAGCTATGGTTCTCCTAACAGGGATGACTTACATTTTGCACCATGCGACAAGACCTTATAGAGTCACTGAAGCCCATCCAGTGCTGGTAATCAGGATACTCTCCCCTGGTTAGGATGTACTGGCAGCCCATGAAGTTTGGACGTTCATACAAGACCCAGGCCCCACTTTCAACTCGGATGGAGTTACAATGGCTCAAGTGGGACGACAGCTCTGGGCAGTCCATGCTGCACTCAAAACAATGTCCCTGAAAGTTTTTGTCCTCATAAAAGAAAATCTGTATGGGAGAAGATGTAGAAACATAGTTAAGTCAAGGAAAAGATCACAGAGCCAGTTTACGCAAGCAAAAGGTGTCTTACTTTTCCCATTCTGTCCATGTTTGGGGCTAATTTCATTCTTCCTTTTGATGTATGCTGTGTATTGTAAGGGCAATGAGCGAGATTTATATGTTTCACATTGAGTTGCTCTGCcaggcaaatcattgttatatgAATGGCTGCAGCAACTGCATCATCAACAGCTGATACTGTGATTTTTTCTAGATTGTTCCTGCAGATTAATGCAGTGGCTGTTGTATGGAACACTGACCTTTTGATTCTGCAATGGCTGAGTCCAGAAAATATTTATTGGGCTAATTAAATTGTTATCAGATGCTGGTACTGGCAAAGTTGGAGCAGCACTGGCATCTAGCCACTTGCTCAAATTGGATAAACGCGTCCCGAATGAAACAATGAATTTTGTGTTTGTATGCTCCACCCAAACTCTTGCTCTACTGTTAGACAGtaggtttactttttttttatatataagaaaatgtTTAACTGTAATAAAATGAGTGCATGCTATGCCATGTATTaatgaaaatgtcaaatttaGCTTTGGtgagacacttttattcagctcAACACAACTAAAGAAACCAAACTGCCATGAATTCAAGTGTTACCATCAAAATGGCAACAGATTAAACaaaagaaatgtattgtttttagcagaagaataaaaataatataagaaaaatgtgttttaatgacaGCCTACACAATCTGATGAACACAGCTTTCACATTTGTATTTTCATGAATATTTGGTTCCTTAAAGGGACCACCAAACCAgggttaatataattataaactagtataaatagcataaactaaaactgaaactaaaacaataaaaaaattcagcatttgaaatatttcagcCAGTTGCTAAGTGCTAAAACTTGAActgtacatataaatacaaaaactactaaaaacGATAAAAACTCACAACAACATTATTAAAACTaccttaaatataaataatatggaaatatagaaataaaacagattagacaaatatatttataaaaaagtttaacaaaatatatcgaaatgtttataaaacattaataaaaactataatactaagactggcaagagcggaatccaaatcttcaaccttgccaagacaaaactgattgtggttccagcaaacccatcgtttcatcacaatttcaccatcaagttaggcacatcaaccataactccttcaaaaacagccagaaaccttagTTAAAACCTTAGTTTgtttggagttatgattgatgatcagttaACTTTCTCAGACCATATTGttaaaactgtccggtcctgcagatttgatttatttaacgTCAAGACATTTAAcgttctattcttaaaaaaaagaaaaaatctagaattctaatctttttatatgctatgttttcttttcatttattatacagtacaattaacaaaagcaaaaaaaaaaaaaaaaaaactacctttttctattcttttttttattctattcattttctttttatttattatattatttaaaagcccttgctatttGTActgtttgtaagtcgctttggataaaagcttctgctaaatgacttaatgtaatgtataatattatcccagtgatactaaaataacactgcaccaGACATACATGTGTAAACAGAGTATTAAAACAAGACTTTGGCTATTTACTGTACACTAAGTTTAAAACAGGTTACATCGTAAATACTGGCAGATACTGTTGCATTGTTGTACTATTGCACAAGTAGCAAATGCTATATATTTCCtatatatttccatatatataGAGAGACAGATGATATGTAAATAAAAGTGTTTATGCTATTTTAAGGTAATATGCAATTATAGATATTAATATGCTTTACAAAGTAAAATATCTGATCACAGTGTGTTATTACTGAAATTTTTGCTCTCAGTGTGAACACAAACTGTCTAATAAGAATGTTATATAGAAtgttgtatataatttatttatgataGCCTCACATAATCTTATATAAAGTGCCCTGTGAAAGTATTCATGcacctttatttttttcatgttttgttttgttgtagtaTTATGTTAAACTGATTTAaataaatccccccccccccccccatcaatctacactccatacaccatacaacataatgacagaaaaaaaataagaaaaaaatacagatttggGACTTAgcaaatttattaatataaaaaaactgaaacagtTACATTGCATAACTATTCATACCCTTAACGCAGTACTTAGTTGAAGCACCATTACAGCTTCAAGTATTTTTGGGTATGATGCAATAAGCTTTGCACATCAACATTTATTTGCCATTCTTCTCCTTATCTCTTTACCTCTCAATCTCTGTCAGCTGGGATGTGGGCAGACGCATATTTTCATGTTTCTCTAGAAATGTTTCATTGGGTTCAATATACTCAAGGACATTAACAGTGTTCCACTCTTGCTGTGTGCTTAGAGTCATTGTCCCGTTGGAAGATGGaccttctgcccagtctgaggttctgaatgctctggactggGTTTACATTAGGgctatctttatattttattgcattgaGCTTTTCTTCTACTCTGATAAGTCATTCAGTCACTGCCACTGCAAAACAACCCCACAGCATTaggctgctaccagcacactttacttctgggatggtactctgcAGATGATGCGCAGTGCCTGCTTTCCTCCAAACATGATGCTTGCATTTGAAGTTCATCAGACCAAAGAATTTTGTTTCAGAGTTCTTTAGGTGCTATGTTGCAAATTCCAAGTGTGTTTTCATTGTCTTTACTGAGGAAAGAATTGAGTTCGGCCACACATAAAGCAGAGATCGGTGGAGTGTTGAAGTGTTTGCTTGTCCTTCTGCAAGTTTCTACATAcatgatcatggagctcaactatAGTGACCATCAGCTTCTTGGTCACTAGTCTAATCAAGGCACTTCTCCATCAGTTGCTGAGTTTGGTCAGGAGTCCAGGTCTAGGAAGAGTCCTAGTTGATCCAGATTTCTTCCATCATGGATAATGGAGGCTACAAGCTTCTGTGAACCTTTAATGCAGCAGAATGTCTTCTGAACTCTTCCCCAAATTGGTGCCTTGACATAATTCTGTGACTGAGCTCTAAAGGCAGTTATTTTGACCTCAGGGCTTGGTTTTTGGTTAGATCGCTTTTTGACCTTTTATTAAATGGTatgtgcctttccaaatcatacccattcaaATAAATTTGCCACAGGTTACCGCCACTCAAAGTGTAGTAACATCTATGTACAAGCAATATAAATGctcctgagctaaatttcaactgTCCCAGAAAAAGGGAATGAATATCTATGCAAATGCATGGTATACTGTATGTAATATAATCAAAATAActgattttgttttgctttgtaagTTGTTCAGGAATTGGACTACTGTTGACGAATAGAGGCCACAGTGGCATGCATGGCCCCCCATTCAGTTTGTCACCTGTGCTCTCCCTTCTCAAGGAGGTACTGATGGCCATGGTAGTTACTAGCTTTCATGCTCGAAGAACATGCAGGGATCTTCCTGAACCTTTCGGGAATGGATCTTTCTGCAGAGGAAATGTTCCTGAATCGGTGGGTTGCTTTCTGTAACTTCCCAAATTTGGCTATCAAAATTGGGCCTCTCAAAGAGCTTCAGATTGAGATGTACTGTAACCTGGAGGAATACGACACCTATCATGGTATTCCTATATAAGCTCTATTCAGTAGTATTCAGCAGCTCCTCCTTTCGCCACAGTCAGGACTTGGCTTTCTCTCTGCTCATTCATGACAGGCTGCATGGATGGGCAGGGAGTTTTTGCCCAGAatataaccataccgccaaatgGTTAACCATACCGCCAAAACAAAGTTCATGCTAAGTATCTATCATTTTGACGATAGTGGTCGTGACAGAACTATGTTTACACCTAATCACACTCTTATTTTATGAACACAGACTCACTGAGAGCAATTCAAAATGATTGTGTGGTGCCATTGGATTTACATGCCTAAGCAGACGACAAGATCGGATGCAATCATTGAAGCTAATCCAATTTGCTgctagaaaaaaacatttattattattaggacaTTTATATTTAGGTTGAAAACAGCTGAACAGAATTTTCTGGTTCCTTTGATGAAGAAAAATTTAGAAGACCAGCATTTATCTGATATAGAAatctttgtaacattttaaatgcctttaacattacttttgatcaatttgaagcatccttgctaaataaaagtattcatttctataatttcccCTCACCCTCCACTCCTCCAAAGAAATattatactgactccaagcttttgaatggtatagtgtataatgttacacaagctttttatttcagataaatgctgatctttggatctttctattcatcacagaatCCTGAAATCATGTttcaaatattgataataataataataatagtaatacatgtttcttgaacagcaaatcaacatattagaatggtttttgaacgatcatgtgacactgaagactggtctaataatgctaaaaatttagatttgatcacaggaataaattacattttaaattcaaatagaaagcagttattttaaatagtaaaaatatttcacaatattactgattttgctgtattttggatcaaataaatgcaggcttggtgagcataagataattctttaaaaacataaaaaaatctcactgttcaaaaacttttgaatggttgtttactgtatgatatatgatatacagCTATTTGTTAATTAATTAGCATCATGATACGCCGGAACCCTGCAGAATTCAGATGCAACCCCTTATTAAACACACTTGATCTAGTTAActaaggccccgtttacacgtACATGGTTATTTTGAAAAACGGAGACATTTTCCTTCATTTGCACCCTTCGTTTACATGCAAACGGAGAATTCGCCTCTGAAACCGGTTCTTTCTAAAAACTCTGACCAGAGTGGAGATTTTGAAAATCTTAGTTTGCACATTTGTATGTAAACTGAGACAAACAGGTGTTTAGGCAGCCAACGTCACAGTATGTGCCAGAGCTCGCACCTACGTCAAAAGTGCAACCTATGTTTACAAGAGATTTTTCCAATGTTGGACACACTGCACAGTGTGTTGCCATTTTGGATTTAGTcaataatatacttttatttaccTGTAATAAGTTAACACATTTACCATGCTTTGGCctacattaaatatttttctttaattagtGCCACAATGCCATGACAAATGCCTATCAGTTTGGTAATagcaccacctattggtcaaaagtaattgtactataaatacatttaaatacatttaaaccacttttctttttttttttgcaaatagttgccatttaaagggatagttcagccaaaaatgaaaattgtatgtttatcttcttacccccaggacatccaagatgtaggtgactttgtttcttcagtagaacacaaaccaagatttttaactcaaaccgttgcagtctatcagtgtTATAATGTAAGTGtttgggaatcatggctaaaacatacaataataataaaaaaaaacatacacaaacaaaaccaaattaaactctGCGGCTCGTGCTGATACACTGATgtctaaagacacaaaacgatcgctctgtgcaagaaactgaacagtatttatatagtttttttgttggtgttttttttttttttttacctctgattcacgcaatgtcagAACCGTTTGAACCCTCCTGGTTGAGCGTGATTTTACCAAGTACAacttgttcctggatcaacatccttgttgttcctggaacaacattccaatccaGAATTCAGATATTacctttcaggaaatatctgttttaggcttaaaatcagggttaggtgcttatATACTCTAATCAGCTATAATTTCCCACTGGTTTtaggaataaataaattatgggtagggttaggtttaggggtagagattgggttaaatctatatttttattaataatgttgatccaggatcaacaaaagatgttgatccggGAACATGTagtacttggcaaaatcactgtGACCAACTCTCCTGAGCTGTTCTGATTCAGGCGTGTGAGGCGtcgtcttcttgctttatggcggatcgctgacttataagtgcattactgccatctatctttcaaatggaccattgatactctatctacaatctcaattaggagtgtcaataggtggcggtaatacacttataagtctgcatccattgtaaagcaagaagaagacgaCTCCTCATGTGCCTACTGCTTAGAAGgcgctcaggagagttctaacagttcggacattgcatgaatcagaggtaaaaaaacaataaaaatactgttcagtttcttgaacAGACCGATTGTtttttgtctttacacatcaatgtatcatcacgggTCTCAAAGCTGTGCTTCAAACACCTCAAAGTTTTCTCCATATGTTAGAGACAGAGTTTGATCAAACATCCTTGCTAAATGACTAAGAAGGCCGTAAATAACctatacatttcaaataatattaCTGCAATCAAATGCTTCTTCAAAGTGCAGAATGGGAAAAGGGGGACTTAAAAAGGACTAATATGGGATGCATTATGTCAAAGCCAATACATTAGAGATCTGGCAAAtactgaatataaaaaataaaaaaaaattccgttCATACACATTTACATAAAGTTTTGCTTCACATCATTGTTAATTCTAGTGACCTCTCTTGGTAGAACTGTTGAAATTGCTACAGTTATGTGAAATCATTTAAAGTACACTGTACCTGCTGATCTATTTTGCAAAAATGaattataattttgttcatttgacATGAACATGACTTATTTAGATTAACTTAAAAATAAGACTCTTTATGAGGACTAACAAGTATTACTTTTTAAGTACTTGAAAAATTTTGTTACTTTTAGGAATTCTTCAGACATGTTAACTCTTGGCTGATGTGATTT
This window contains:
- the crygs3 gene encoding crystallin, gamma S3; amino-acid sequence: MKLAPNMDRMGKIFFYEDKNFQGHCFECSMDCPELSSHLSHCNSIRVESGAWVLYERPNFMGCQYILTRGEYPDYQHWMGFSDSIRSCRMVQNHTGNFRICLYERPDFKGQIMECSEDWPSVYDRFGHREVQSCNVLDGAWVFYEHPNFRGHQYLLERGEYHHFTDWSAMHPTVGSIRRVQELKVF